CCTCCATCCTGTTTGCTCGGCGGTGGAGACAGAGGCGGCTTTTCGGACGGCGAAGAGAAGATGTCTTTTCTGAATACACTATCCGCACAAGATAACCTAATGGACCCAAGTCTATCCCCACAAATGTATGTTCATTCCGCACTGGGTCAATCCGCCGAACCCAAATTTGAAGACGAACTTGAGGACCAAGAAACCAGTGAGTAATTCGTACTGTAAACTTTCCATTCGGAATACCAGAGCGGAAAATTAGAAAGttgaagacaaacaaaaacaataatgtaaCAATGCGATCTGACAGCCCTCAGTAACTAACTAAACCATACTAAAGAAGCAAATAGCTAAAGAAAATTTACGATAAATATTTTGACTTGGAAAAGACTCTTCCTTAACATTTAATTAAACCCGCAATATTCAAGATTAATAACTGTTGAATATGGACATATTTCATAAATCAATTTATTGGCAGCACTGCAAACTACGACTACCTGCTGTAAGAAAAGTTGGTAATTACTGATATTTAACAACTGATTTATAGCTACCCATTGGCGTGATTGTGTATTTCGAGGAGCGAGAACATTTCGGCCGTTTTGGCCGTTGGCTGTCATTAACACATATCCAGTTctcaaacaattaaataaacaatcaaataaGACAATGACCCACGACTAACCCAAGCTACGTTCTGTGTAAGCATTTGCGGTGGGAGGAAAACAGTGTAACGGTGTAAATTTGactttctgttttatgttttagagAGCTGTGGCACTTCGATCAGATCTCCAGAATGCGAAGGCGAAATTCAACTGGATACGGAGCGAGCGCAGCGGCAGAGGACCAGGCGGAAACCCAGGGTTCTCTTCTCCCAAGCGCAGGTCTTCGAGTTGGAGAGGCGCTTCAAGCAACAACGATACTTATCTGCgccagagagagaacacttggCCAGCACACTGAAACTTACGTCGACGCAGGTGAAAATATGGTTTCAAAATCGAAGATACAAATGTAAACGGCAGAGGCAAGATAAATCTCTTGAGATGGCTGGACATCATCATCCACCGCCTCCAAGGCGAGTGGCAGTGCCGGTTTTAGTTCGGGACGGCAAACCTTGTTTATCGGGATCACAGACGTACAATGCAACATATACTGTAGGAGCAAATCCGTATACTTACAATGGTTATCCGTCATACAACAACGCGGCATACACAAACGGCTACAGCTGCACATACTCCAGCATACCAGCTCTTCCGACGAATACAACGGCCAACGCGTTAATGTCCATGAGCCTCAGTAACATCGGAACGGCCTCTCAGCCTCAAGCTCCTCAAGGAACAACGATTTCACCCTGTCAAGGAGCTCTGCAGGGCATTCGCGCTTGGTAGTATTGGTAAATTAGTTTTAAGCGTCGATGATCCGCCTCACTTTGTAGCCTATATGTAAAATATTACTGCTAATTGATTGACAGATGGCTAAAAGTATTTATGGAGTGAAAATCTTtacctgaaagaaaaacatacgatgagcttttctttcatttgaagaaaATATTGTCGATCACGTGGGCATCCTTGGAGCAGAAACTGCAAGTCAAATAAAAGCTGGTGTTTATTAATGgcattaaatgttaaatattttcatgaCATGCCTAACTAAATGTTGTATCAAATGTGCACTTAGACAGCCATAAATACTTCCTGCATTTCAGACTTTCCACGGGCAAATCTTATCCACGGATATGTAACTATAAACGACAAATCAGTAGGCCTATACTATGTAATATGACTTTATCTCTCCGAACTCTACTATTACATTGAAGTAAACATTCTGAGTATCAACAACTACTGAAATGTAAAGTGTTTCTTATTTCAATTCTCATCTAGTCCATTTTGTCGTAAAAACTGCTTTGTGTGGGAGTAAATCCATTTTGATCTCCGACAACTTAAACAGGCCCAGAATGTGTCTCGTGTTTAATCGTGAATGACCTAATCGTTTGTCGCGAATGGCGCAGCACATAGCACAAACAGTGTCATGGGTGTGAAACGCAATTTTACCCATGAATTTATCGGAGACTAATGATCTGTGATCAAACAGAGGTTAAACAAAAAATACCCCAAGAGGAAAAATATATAGTGTGTTTACACTGTTCTACTTCAACAAAAGTAACAAAATCTAAAATCCGTTAAACTGTTTACAACAAAAGGTGAATCCCTTAATGCCTGTGTAGCAGAGCATGTGCCAGTGGCAAACGAGGTGAAGAGAATCTAGAACGTTTGAACGAATATTAGCGCGAGGAGTTACGTTAATAGGCGGCATGTTTTGCGATGCATGGCATTAAACTGTGCAGAGGCAGCAGAGGCATCGTTTCTTATGAACCTGACAGGGACagttccctttttctttttggattcCGTCCGTGCCACTTTCGTGTTCAGTTTCCTTGGCTAAATCACCtggaagaacacacacataaaaaatagTTTCTCGAAGAATATCGAGGAAAAATCCTTTGGTCACTGCTCGCAACTGTAGATGTGTCCTAAGCTTATTCAGTGGAGATTCGTTGATTGCCATTACAGTGGTCTTCAAGAGCATGTTCTCACATTGCTGATGCCGTAAAGAAAGTAGCCTAACCATGCACACCCTACTCTCGTGTTCGCTGTGTTGAAAACAAACTAATCTCTTGTGTGTTCATCCCAGGAATTCAAATGAGCTGACTCGCAATACAGAGAAAAACGGACATTATAATGTGTCGTATGTAGACATTTGACGTCGGTTATAATATAGGTAGGCCTATAGTTTCAACACATGAGGAGTGGGTCAGtatgttttaatttctttaagAGTTCTGCACCATAAAGAAGTGAAATTTAGTGATACACTGTCTACTGTTATGATAATATACGCGCCATTTTCCAACACAAATAACAGTGGACAATCTAAAGTAAGATAGTTATGCATTTAAAACAGCAAACGCTTACAAAATTCTACTTCGTAACAACAACCAGTTTGTATGCTTGGCCCTGAAAAAGGTCTTCAGTGCTTTGCTAGAGTTCCACTTCGAAACTGAAATTAGACAGATCTTTGCGATATGACTCTTGATCAAAGATTATATCAGtttggtgtttattttttttattaataattcagttattcagttaaATTATTCAAAGGTTCAATTATCCCCAGAGATTGTGTAGTTGAAGAAGACAccgaattattattattattattattattattattattattattatacgttactgttgtgtttttattgtttatttagttgGTTAGTTTAAGTTAATCCAGCAGTACCAGTGTTTGTCCAGAGAGTGGCCgttgcctgtttgttttgacGTTCTATATTAATTAACACATCTTAATCTTTACGAATAATATCACTTATGGTCATCCTTGTGACAGCCTTttactgaaatgatttaaaataaatccCCATGGACGAGTCCTTGTTGTTATCTCAGGTTTTTGCCGTCGTGATAAGACACTTCAGTTAAATCAATCTTTGCCCCGTTTATTCTACATTTCGGTCCTCACCGAGCCTCAACGCTTCTAATGAAGATAAAttgaaatgtaaacacagtggCATCAAGAGCTCGCCTTTCCTAATAACAAGGCTGAACACTTCCTGTGCCTACTGCACTGCCGGTAGGACATACCTGGTGTCAGGATAAGTGGCCGAGATACCGCAATGTAAATAGTGCTGGCGACAGAGCGGCGATGCCTTAGGACGCAACCTCACCAGCGCTGACATGCCCGCTCAGGGCTGGAAACGAGATTCGTATCTATGCCAGGCAACTGCTCCGCCATCAGGATCACGGCACGtagttttccaaaaaaacaacagctccTAGGTAACTGCAGATTTACTGGTCGAGaaggccaaacacacacgctaaaTATGAAGGGAGCTCCCTCATTTTTTTGGAGAGACTACCCGCCGTCTAGTCTAGTACCGATGACAGCTAGTAATATTTCTTACTCTACGGAAGTCTCGTGCATCGTTTACTATAAAGTAgcttaatgagaaaaagaagcattcgctgagagatgagagatgttGGCTTGGACTTCTATGTTTCTTTGAACATATATATCATTGAAATTTTGACCACGGCAATAGAGGCATGCGCAGACATAGTTTTGATTTGGTCTGAGCCCAAGCTCCTGAGTGATATTTTGCAGAGCCGAGACAGGGGATAAAAACGCAACACGGAGAAGACAGCCAGTCCACATGCTACCAGAGCCTAAGcgaaacagaaaaaatgtgcAACAGACTACACAGGAGTTGTCTACAGAGAGTGTTAGAGCATTGCAAAGACTGGTAAATCACTTTCGTACAAATAAATACTTTTTACTTACTTTACTGGCAATATTTACGTATCATTTGCATGAACATCAGGCAAAGATTTGCGTCTCATACCGAATACCTCCAGCTGACTGAACGCATAGGCGCACAGTCTGAGGCAGATTGTAGAAGGCATATACGGTCTGTCCGAGTCCTGCCAGCTGTTGTTAAGACTGCTACTCCAACCCCGTCTCCTGCAGCGCCAGCGATAATGGCGCTGACTTGACTCGGCACAACAGACACTTAACCTATGCTATGCTTTCTCATCTTCGCTGCCTCCAAGTGTCAAATACTTCAACTGACatgatatttcattttacatttactgtttATATGGAACTGCGTAATTATGAGCTTTAAAAAATTATCAGAATGCTTCAAACACAGTCGTAATTTAGTTTTTCCCCTAATGTATACGGCTTTGCCACGCAAAGGCCTAAGTAGGCTATTATGCCCCCAAAAGTCAACAAACGTTTTGCTTTCTTCTTCCCGCTCTATGAGTATATTCCTGCAAAACAATTTTAATACGTTAGTATCTCAACGTGTTGACATGAGAGATAATTTAATGCAAAACCCCAATTAAACATAAAAATCTGTGCTgtaataataaattattaaaaaccGAGATAAGCCGGAAGCAGCAATCGTGATTCTTagcatgatttaaaaaaaagagcgagagagaagcgTATAAAAATTGATATGATATTTTTCGTTTTGATAAAATAGCAACGGCCTTCAACGTCACGTTTTATTCTCCATGTTAAATCAGCAATACTCATAGCTTCATAACTTCAGTTATTTTCTTGATGTACAGTATGTGcactatgtatgtatttaattacCCATCTGTTACATGTCATGAAATAGCCGTGAATTTACAGGGTGTGAAATTTCCATGTGTGAAGGAAGGCGTGGGCCAACATAATatattaaaggagaaaaaaaaatccgatATATTAAAAGCACCACAAGGTGGCGCTGCTATCTTGTTTCTGATGGGAAATGGATCACATTCCACCCGGTCTATCAAATAAAGCATTTGTTAATTGGTCATGATTTACGCACCTTCGTTTTAGACAGCTGTAAAGAATTAATAAACTGATACAACCGTTAACAGTTCAGTCAAAGATGTTGTGTGTCATTTGAAAAGTGGCTGTAGTCAGACTACTTTCTTTAAATTAATGCGTCTCTTTTGACGGCACTTTGACTATTATGTAGGCTGTGGAAAATTTAATAGAGATTCATCATGGGCTTGTATTATTGACTGAACTTAAATCAAGGCTGGTTACAGTTAAAATGTATTGCACAACTAATTTCAAAGAAATTAGAGTATAatttcttgtaaaaaaaaaaaaagacagaggaagaaagaaagaaatcctaCGGCacctgaaaacatgtttaagaGTTCATAATTGAGGAAATTATTAACTGTTAATGGTAAGATAAGTTTCAGTGTATTGTTCATACTTAAGCTTTAGATATTAGTGTGTTTTATGTGGTGTAGCTAATTTGCATAGGCTCTTAACAGGTCCGACAAAAACTTGtacaacaaaatcttttttcctGTGTGCGGTCGGATTCTCATTCCTTTCTTACCACCCGGTAAAGATAACTTCCCTCTCATGGATAAACGCAGCGGAAATGGACCAATCTATGACCGTCCCTCCGAGGAAATACAAAAAGCCTTTGGAGTTGTCGTCAGTTTGTCAATCTTTTATACGACTTAATCAATCTGAGAAACATTGCGACGCTGTTGAAATATTACAATGGCTATTCAAAATATGCAACATTCACCTGTACTGCTCAAGGTTTGGACAATTCACCTAGCAGCCAACAGGCATCCTGTGCATTCTTGTTCGCAGCCGGTAAACCCGCTAGTTTACAACGGAGCGCATTTGAGATCAATACAATAATATCAGCTCATATAGGCTGTATAGTTAATCGTTCGTATACGAAAAATACTTGTAACGCATATCATGAATTTGATTTTTCATGTTATGCAAAATACAACAATTTGATCATATTAGTAATAACTGGCTAATTTAGAACGTGATATGTGTATCTTGTCCTCTAGTAGAAACAGATATTCATCTCATGTGTACGCAAATGGACAACATTGATGCAACAACCATCAACAAACTTAAAGGGACTCATGAGCACGAGCTGATTTTTGCAAGTCTCCATCAGATCCTTTACAGCTATAGATTCTATACAGAAATGCATTAGAAGACAGTATGCCAATGACACAGGACACACGTCACCACTGATTGAAGAGATCCCTTCAGAATTGACATTCGACTTatttcaaagggaaaaaaggaaccAAGGTTTGCGCAATGCGCCGAAGTGTACAAGTGTCTTATTTTTGAGGTGGGTTGTATGTCCTGAAAGCCATGGATTGTGCAGATAAATTTGGATGTGTAAAATGCAGCAAGGAATTGACGTCTGTCTCCTGAAAGTCTTCGAGCACTGGTATTTTATAAGCGAAGTACGTCAGTGTTCACCCAGGCCCCGCCTGTATTGGCATGAAGGGCTATCTATATTTAAACAGCTGATTGTCAGTTGGTAGTTTCATTCTGAAACTAAACTGTTGCACTGTCTAGATTTTAACGTCTCACATATATTTAAAACTATAGTGGATATtgttttacattatattatattgatATAGTGAATATATATTCAAGCGATTCAATTAAAATATTATGAATGTTTAATATGCATTTAAAATAATCTAATCAttcgagaaaaaaaacatgagtaaacttgaaaatgaataaccaggagggagagaagagaaagggagagagagagagagagagagagggagaactgaAAATAGGGAGGACCAAGAGAGGTGGAGGATAGTCAACATTATTGTCACTCACCCCAAAAGGAGAGTGTTTTATCTGTTACAGCAACAACTGTCACGCTTCGCATCCTTTCCCTGCCCAAGTCCACGTACATCCCCAAGGTCTTCTCTTCGGAAAACTCTCATAAAAGCAGCACCTGAGAGAGGGGCTCAGGTACAAGCCGAGTTATGCCAACAGAAGACAACAGCATCAAATATTATGGCCTAATACTTCCAGTAacgttttattattttaacccacatacacaaacacagacaacacctgGCCAGATGGGTgagagtacagtgtgtgtgtgtgtgtccagtgtaaCTTTACCTCACTTGTCAGTGACCTCCCCCTCCACTTATGGTTgctttatatttcattttgatttgaaaatatAATTCCAGAAACTACATTATATAACATACAGTTCAGAAACATTGAAAAAACCTACGTCAGACACAGCAACGTGATAAAAAAAGAgggttattattttttaattataataataataataatagtaataattattattattattattacaacaacaacaataacagtaataataataataataataataataataatgataataataatttgaacgaacacacaacacataattatagtttcattattattattataagcaCCCGTAAAAACGATGTTGTAGTCAGTTGTATTGTAGTCCGTTTCCTGGTTATTGACACTCCCTCTGTTGAAGTTGTCTGGTCCATTACATAAGGGttacatttagatttaaatttgGGTCAAATCCGGCGTCGCAGAGACGTTGGGACATGAAAATCCATACATGCAAGCCCGCTCAACAAGTAAAACCGCGGTCTCATTTAGAAAGATGTCAAGCTATAAGGCGCGCTCACatccatatatgtatatataaaagatatttgttaataTATACAGATATCTAAATTTTCAAAGAAgtctttatgtatgtgtgtgcgcttatgtgtgcgtgtgtacatatgtgtacgTGCCTATGTATACTGACATCCGTGTAAATCTCAGTGAAGGGGTTTATTTTGTTAAGCACATTCTATTGCAATGGAGCAACACAACAAGAGATTACCAGCGGAAACTTAATCTCTGCGTTATGTTGTCTTCCGTTGAGCCACTTACTAGGCTACAGAAATAATTATTTGCGATTTACTTTGGTCTAAGTCCagcaacaaaaaataatttgatGAGACGCAATACACGTCTTATTACGTAGTATTACGGTTAAACAGAAAATTATTTGGAAAGAGGTAGGTTACGTTTTTCGACATGTTGTCTAGTTTTGCGTCGAATTAGCACTGCACATTTGCAATGTCGGTTTAATATGCTGCGCTTGGCGGCCACTGTCTGTTGACAAGGGAAGGGCAGCTACGATTTTACAAGAAgcacttttgttttgatgagTCTGTCGGTTAGCATGTTCATTAACGACGGAGGAAACCCGCTAGTTGGGTTACCGATGTTGTTcgaagtgtgcgtgtgtgtgtgtgtgtggggggggggggcgtagggGGGGGTGTACttgtaaattaaataaatgattttaatgttgAGTTTATAATGCTCCAAG
This sequence is a window from Chanos chanos chromosome 4, fChaCha1.1, whole genome shotgun sequence. Protein-coding genes within it:
- the nkx2.3 gene encoding homeobox protein Nkx-2.3 is translated as MMLPSPLTSTPFSVKDILKLEQQSDHLLRHQSLHLAHPHAPLHPELPQHSRSPPSCLLGGGDRGGFSDGEEKMSFLNTLSAQDNLMDPSLSPQMYVHSALGQSAEPKFEDELEDQETKSCGTSIRSPECEGEIQLDTERAQRQRTRRKPRVLFSQAQVFELERRFKQQRYLSAPEREHLASTLKLTSTQVKIWFQNRRYKCKRQRQDKSLEMAGHHHPPPPRRVAVPVLVRDGKPCLSGSQTYNATYTVGANPYTYNGYPSYNNAAYTNGYSCTYSSIPALPTNTTANALMSMSLSNIGTASQPQAPQGTTISPCQGALQGIRAW